The proteins below come from a single Flavobacterium lindanitolerans genomic window:
- a CDS encoding RNA polymerase sigma factor has translation MTEKSIHSDQFYIEGLLQNDSAVIKSIYKNFVPKVKNYIRTNSGDDDNAADVVQEVLVTIYHQAKTKGLQLTCPFEAYFFLLCKRKWLNELKKPSNKGVTINDNIVSTDESAYELVLQSESFDERQSLFDEMFRKLGEKCQEVLKLSFVLKTMEEVARQLNVTYGYVRKKKSLCTGQLTEMIQQSNRYKSLKK, from the coding sequence ATGACAGAAAAGAGTATTCATTCTGACCAATTTTATATTGAAGGATTGCTGCAAAATGATTCGGCAGTTATCAAATCCATTTATAAAAATTTTGTCCCTAAAGTCAAAAACTATATCCGTACCAATAGCGGCGATGATGATAATGCGGCCGATGTCGTTCAGGAAGTTCTTGTGACTATTTACCATCAGGCAAAAACAAAAGGATTGCAGCTCACCTGTCCGTTTGAAGCCTATTTTTTTCTGCTCTGCAAAAGGAAATGGCTCAATGAATTAAAAAAACCTTCTAATAAAGGGGTAACAATTAATGACAACATTGTATCTACAGACGAATCAGCCTATGAACTGGTCCTGCAATCAGAATCTTTTGATGAAAGACAATCACTGTTTGATGAAATGTTCCGGAAACTTGGCGAAAAGTGTCAGGAAGTTCTCAAGCTCAGTTTTGTCTTGAAAACGATGGAAGAGGTGGCCCGTCAGCTTAATGTGACATACGGTTATGTGCGAAAGAAGAAATCACTTTGCACAGGGCAGTTAACAGAAATGATTCAGCAGTCGAACCGATATAAATCGCTAAAAAAATAA
- a CDS encoding tetratricopeptide repeat protein: protein MNEEAYIRFENYLNNEMSEEERLDFESELRDNSQFKESFELYKETTAFVKQKFSPETMAFKKNLESISEGYFAEGKKKAKVISIKPWHYAAAASVLLLLGTWIFNKDSMPEYSDYSQHENAAFVERSTNDENLKNAQDFFNQKKYAEAVASFEEIRNADNPEYQYFYAIALIETNHFKKAEMLLESIRNGNSVYKNKATWYLALSELKQLDYEQCKELLRQIPEDAEDYENAQKLLQQLE from the coding sequence ATGAATGAAGAGGCATACATCCGTTTTGAAAACTACCTCAATAATGAAATGTCAGAGGAAGAACGTCTGGATTTTGAATCGGAACTCCGGGATAATTCACAGTTTAAGGAAAGCTTTGAATTGTATAAAGAGACAACGGCTTTTGTAAAGCAGAAATTTTCGCCGGAAACCATGGCTTTCAAGAAAAATTTAGAGTCCATTTCTGAGGGCTATTTTGCTGAAGGTAAAAAGAAGGCTAAAGTCATTTCAATTAAGCCCTGGCATTATGCTGCTGCGGCATCAGTGCTGTTGCTTCTGGGAACCTGGATTTTTAATAAAGACTCCATGCCGGAATATAGCGATTACAGCCAGCATGAGAATGCGGCTTTTGTGGAAAGAAGTACGAATGACGAGAATTTAAAAAATGCTCAGGATTTTTTCAACCAAAAAAAATATGCTGAGGCAGTGGCATCGTTTGAAGAAATAAGAAATGCAGATAATCCGGAATACCAATATTTTTATGCTATAGCCTTGATAGAAACAAACCATTTTAAAAAGGCGGAAATGCTTTTGGAATCCATCAGGAACGGAAATTCAGTTTATAAAAATAAAGCAACCTGGTATCTGGCATTGTCTGAATTGAAACAACTTGATTATGAGCAATGTAAAGAATTGCTTCGGCAAATTCCTGAAGACGCGGAAGATTATGAGAACGCCCAGAAATTACTACAACAATTAGAGTGA
- a CDS encoding T9SS type A sorting domain-containing protein: MKQNYHQKLFFAPIKRQSFLTVVLFVLAFGANAQISTFPWMETFEDNSPSRGAWTQIYEVNNMSWTFATSPSTGGGGVTAYEGVKFANYPGTSHDFDKTKLVSPVLDLSAVSNPSVSFYFRNPFWNPDQNWLRIFYRTSESAAWVQIAEFHSDVRTWTSSGDIALPSPSATYQIAVEVETDYGYSTTVDALEVKGNALGLHEFSKSLVKYYPNPTGGLLNLSSGETISDVTVFNLLGQKVLESTINSNQGQLDISSLTSGNYVIHANTEKGKEIFKIVKK, from the coding sequence ATGAAACAAAATTACCATCAAAAATTGTTTTTTGCCCCAATCAAAAGACAGTCTTTTTTGACTGTGGTATTATTTGTATTGGCTTTTGGAGCTAATGCACAGATTTCAACGTTTCCGTGGATGGAAACTTTTGAGGACAATTCGCCATCCCGAGGTGCCTGGACCCAAATTTATGAAGTAAATAATATGTCGTGGACATTTGCTACTTCGCCGTCTACAGGTGGAGGCGGAGTAACGGCCTATGAAGGCGTTAAATTTGCCAATTATCCCGGAACTTCACACGATTTTGACAAAACCAAACTGGTGAGTCCCGTGCTGGATTTGTCGGCTGTAAGTAATCCATCGGTTAGTTTTTATTTCAGAAATCCTTTTTGGAATCCGGACCAGAATTGGCTAAGGATTTTTTATCGTACATCCGAATCTGCGGCATGGGTACAAATTGCGGAGTTCCATTCTGATGTCAGAACCTGGACTTCATCAGGCGATATTGCACTTCCGTCACCTTCTGCAACCTACCAGATTGCGGTGGAAGTTGAAACCGATTACGGATATTCTACAACGGTTGATGCCTTGGAAGTAAAAGGCAATGCTCTTGGACTTCATGAATTTTCAAAATCATTAGTAAAATACTATCCAAACCCAACAGGAGGATTGTTGAATCTTTCAAGCGGCGAGACAATTTCTGATGTGACAGTGTTTAATCTGTTAGGGCAAAAAGTATTAGAATCTACAATTAATTCAAATCAGGGACAGTTGGATATTTCGTCTCTTACCAGCGGCAATTATGTAATTCATGCCAACACAGAAAAAGGCAAAGAGATTTTCAAAATTGTCAAGAAATAA